AAAGACCACTACAGCCTACTGCATATATTTTACTATGCTCagactatttataattttcttaaacaaaAGTTGCTGATCATTTAATTGTACTcaacaacatttataaatgttatggACGACTGTGCTTGTGACTGACGTATCTTGTACAATcacaaattaaaacaactaaGCTTTAAGGAAGAACGGACTGGCTAGGGTCGCGGGTAAACGATCCCCGCATGGACCTTGCAAAACTTTGGGctgataacttataaatattttattattagcccAATTTTTATTCGCAGTCCGTCCCTGGTCTTAAGTAGTTTACTTTGTTTTATActtagcaaaatatttttataaaaggttAACACTCATACATTCcgttttaatttctatatagacaaaaatattactttgttttaaaatgttaacctttcagttaacattttaatatcagTCAACAAATAGTAAAtgttatatgataaataaaaaaaatatatgacaataaacaTTAAGTTGTCAATAACAGATATTACACTGtgttaaaattttatgttatgttgttatatttttttcaactgtaaatataataaagtttaactatttaaatttttaaatttgatatatttttattatggaacttaaattacaattttcattataaacTCTAACATGgtgttaatacatttaattactaCTTATTTCTTTGGCCTGGCGAAGTTCAAAATGTGTTGGATGAGATGGTAGGGTTTTTTGTGACCATTCATTTATAGATAAATTCTTAACAGAACTTGCACACAACTGATCTAATTTAAGGTTAAATGGAAGTAAAATGTTATCCGAAGTGCCAAATAATTGTCGTAAACTATCTCTTGCTGCCATTTCATGTGCAATATCTATAGTTTCTCCAAAACCTATTTCaaagaaaacattatttaaagaataaaaataatttataaataacttaattaattatgtttaatgaaaattgaatacttaCCAAGTCCAATCATATGTTTAGTATCTGGAGTATATAATCCTACTCTAAAGCATGCTAATATTGTATTCTTGCCAGAGCATCCAATAAGTCTAGGTTCAGGCGACTGAATACCATCTCTAGCTAAGATTTCCGATAACAGTTTAATAGGTTCTTCAGGTTCCCAAAACTGATGCAAGTCCTTATCAGCtatttgtgttataataaaatcacgCACAAATAATGCGGCTCGACTATCGCCAGAACTTTCTATCAATGCAGCTATTATTGATTTCAGTACATTAGACAAAGTAGGTTTTTCCACGGGAAATtcctatgtataaaataataataatcaattatatatttaaaataatgtgtcttatacatttgtattcacatattatactaacagCACAAAGAATCAAATCAGAAGTACCAATATGGAATGAAACATGAGACAGTGTTTCAATACTTGTTAAATACTTGTGAATTCCTCTGAAATAACaaagaaacaatttaaaaacagtcTTACACCAATGCTTTTTGGACTTTTGGAGTATACGTACATGATTCCTTCTTCTGGTAATCTAGGTAAAACTGTACGTAAATAACGTTTAACTATGTCATCAATAAAATCTGAACCCTTGGAAACTAAATCTTTATTATCAGATAAATTTAATGTAGGCTGCTCTATACCAACATTCTTTTGTCTTTCTTCCTCACGAATAATATATGAACGTTCAGTTAATGCCTGTTGCAACAAATCATTATTGAACTCTTCACCTAAACGCTTACTGAATGCATAGATCTCGGTATCATAATTCCTAGataaacaattacaattacaaattataagtaatacttataataataattattattaaaatcaaaaccaaaatatttaatcttaCCATTCAAGGAATGTTTTACGGTGAACTGGTTTTTCAGGCCCTTGAATATCTTTTCTACGTTTCAATTCTCTCAATGTTGGAGCTAACCATCTATGAAATGATTGTTCGCATTCtagtcaaaaacaaaaatattaattttatcgcAAAAGAAATTATTGGGTAGGTATTGTgacatgtttataaatatacatttatagttattattaattatttttaaaaaatagaatcaaaaaatgtgaaatagtttgaaaaagaaagatagaaattaattaagttaCAGCAAAACTGACTGATACTAATATGGATTCATTGGCGGAAATCGGCAGGGAGGTCGAGGAGTCTCAGCCTCCCTAAAGTCTGTCAAGCCCCCTCCTTTTTTAGTTGTGTAGGAttgaagccccccccccccccccgctcacattgatgttaaCAATGTTAGCTCCCCTGAAATTGTAATGGATTTCCCTCTATGCATGGAATACtagagttaaaaatttaaaaatgggtgcgttttattaaataatattaaattgacttACTTTGGGCGGTTTTCAAAACTTTTAGAACACGGTTGGTTGTACGTAGAGTCAGCATGTTTGTAAGATACTATACCGTaactatttgatttaaaaacaaactttCATTTCAAAGTTGTATTAAAATCGCACATTATTTTCTATagttttatttggttttaaaatttgataagacATGTACATTTGCTTTCGCTTATCAGATAtccaagaataatataaaagtatcttTGAATTAATTTCTTATCTTTTTTAACCATGGTACATTATACTACTATCACGTGACTACTATCTACTCATCATGCTATTCTGTTGGTGACGTATCACCTAGATCCCCGTCCTACTAGATCCCCATGGTTATCTAGATCCCCTGTGGTCAACTAGATCCCCTGTGGTCAACTAGATCCTCGTGGGTCAATTAGTTCCCCTGTCAACTAAATCCCCTTGGGCCATCTAGATCCATATATACGGTCTTTAAGATcaccaaatttatattttccccTAAAGATCTATATGATCTCAAAATTAGTGATCTAATTGACCAACATAGGAAcagttaatgatataaatagcataattaaaattaattacattatataggtattataatttatttatttattatccaatatccattaattatactttaaactaaaattaataataataatttatatacaattatgtaaaatagcatttttttgttgataaaatcaaaaatattctttaatcaaataccattataataatatctattcatACGATTTACATAACAGATAGAAGGATAAAGGCCGTGGAGAGCTGGGCGCTCATACACttgaaaaatcttaaattacgacggtttacatattatattacaaatataggaagtttgaatttatatttgacagtattttattattcaattcaattcaATTCAATGAAGTAGgttgatattattaagtaggtaggtgtaTTTGTGATTTTATTGTGGTTaaagtacttaatttatttttccattgtCCATTAGGgattagtaagtacctacaggctacaacagttggtttaaattcatttttggcaaaaataatacatttaataaatgtcattgtgtgttgaaaatataataatactaaaggTATTCTAAAAATCGTTGAAGGTTGTAGCATACAGACCAAGTACAGGAAATAGGACTACCGACTAGTATTGCAGACATGCATTCACCTCGAGAAAGGTAAGGTAAATTACTTGaagaatagttaaaaattattttattgatatttttaaatgcactgaagtaaaattgaaattttaatataggaGTAGTTGCATTAGAGGATTTGTTGTATGTTGTCAGTAAAAGATATGAAGGTGATTATTTTGATTCTGTAGAAGTGACAGTCCCATCATCAATACCCGGGCCATTCTAGGAGCATCAATATGAATGCACCACGGGATTTTGCGGGAGTACTAGTAGCAGTCATTAATAGgctacctaatatttaaaatgtgttagcCTACAtggttctttttttttgtagttacaaCAAGTGTATAGATATTTTGtaccataataaattaattgtgtttctattaattttacagttattgaatgttttattaaaaggtAATTGTACGATATAAGttgactaataataaaataaacaaggtttaatatgtattaaatagtatatttttatgtaaaaaagtgtaaaacaatattattatataattgcttttttttctttgttttcaaGATCCCAGTCACATGTTGGTACGATTTGACGAGCatccatttaatttaattatagacattttataataggtatctaacaACTTACCTACGACTATTATCCAGAaagatttattgttttttatattgtataggtaatttattatgtttatttttaacgcataatactgttatatttaacaagtatgtaaaaattattaaaattcccTATACTTAAGAATAaagtaacgaaaaaaataaatataatcgttCATGTTTCACTAAAAAATGAGCGAAAGTCCAATATGTGCCTTCACACGAAAaagtaactacctacctacgttcCTGTTAAGTTactaaaaattgaatgaaatcACTGGAAATATATCATTTGAACGCTTGAGTACTGCTGCTAACCTATTATCTCCGCTCTACACTTTTATGGTAGGTCggaatttactaatataaaataacaacttataagaaCAATTAATTTCTTTCACATTATTCTGGCGATCTggtgttatatattaaaatattattttaagtacaatCCATTTTCAGAAAAGTTGCAATCACTTATTGGATTTTGGTAAATTACTATGCATACGGgcatttataaactttattatttaacagttactcacttatcagttatcaggtattacttattacttacaactattattagctacgtattaaatattaattattatttattaatatccacttaataacataaaaacttGAGTTTGGTCCCGATTTTGAGATTTTTCAtgataacttttattgtatcaaaatatgatATCTGTAGcacagaataatttattttattattatatctgttaattgttataagcatattataaattataatatatatctatatggtTATATTCGATAAACTAAATTGATAactgtgtaattaaaaaaaataaaaattgtgacggtacagaatattttgtttgtattattttaatgtattccctaatttaatctatataatacagataggtattaatattataggcaaaaaggtggataagtggatgtcgctctgctgtacagtaggttacaagtgggtcactgtaatggatggtgttaaatttgaattcaatgatataatatcattgtataagaaaaacga
Above is a window of Metopolophium dirhodum isolate CAU chromosome 3, ASM1992520v1, whole genome shotgun sequence DNA encoding:
- the LOC132941025 gene encoding large ribosomal subunit protein mL44; the protein is MLTLRTTNRVLKVLKTAQKCEQSFHRWLAPTLRELKRRKDIQGPEKPVHRKTFLEWNYDTEIYAFSKRLGEEFNNDLLQQALTERSYIIREEERQKNVGIEQPTLNLSDNKDLVSKGSDFIDDIVKRYLRTVLPRLPEEGIIGIHKYLTSIETLSHVSFHIGTSDLILCAEFPVEKPTLSNVLKSIIAALIESSGDSRAALFVRDFIITQIADKDLHQFWEPEEPIKLLSEILARDGIQSPEPRLIGCSGKNTILACFRVGLYTPDTKHMIGLGFGETIDIAHEMAARDSLRQLFGTSDNILLPFNLKLDQLCASSVKNLSINEWSQKTLPSHPTHFELRQAKEISSN